From Ailuropoda melanoleuca isolate Jingjing chromosome 8, ASM200744v2, whole genome shotgun sequence, a single genomic window includes:
- the PBXIP1 gene encoding pre-B-cell leukemia transcription factor-interacting protein 1 isoform X2, with product MASCSDSDNSWVLAGSEKQPLEGSAQQQLRLGNGPTPRPADACHPPCLSSPLRSLPVETLGPESMVDAELESTPQALGSPSKTAAGELAGAEDGGETVFQGESAQSGPVLPEKTEAEDDLEGHGCAGGPLGLGDTLVQGDSDEALVAAGLGPDTEDPEDQSPQGSLPSSPSAAWSREETRCSSSEDDTDMDVEGLRRRRGREPSAPQPVGTLGVEDQAGGEGAGWELGISLNLCLLGALVLLGLGIFLFSGPVEEVEQVFPDTGLDMEVRDAAGDGQDGAPGLSDSVPSLQSMALLLDRLAKENQDIRLLQAQLQAQKEELQSLMQQPQELAEENARLRGALRRGESSQRALQSELQQLRARLQGLEAECVRGPDGVCSGWGTGSQGGRVTEERGPREQEPGPGFLEQKERLEAEAWALRQELERQRQLLGSVQQDLEQSLGGAGRGDPARAGLTELGHRLTQKLQGLEKWGQHPGVRANASEARFQSSREGSGKEKRRDGPGDRSTEPWKHKKEGSGWERKKSWQGEDRELAGRGKEEGKPWEGKRGSKKDGKRQGPKEPPRKSGSPRSSADRQKHPQWKEGAKDGHEPLPLWAGLSRHRYRAPQGCSGVHECARQEGLAFGVELVPVRHQELASLLTTYLARLPWAGQLTKELPLLPAYFGEDGIFRHDRLRFRDFVDALEDSLEEVAVRQTGDDDEVDDFESFIFSHFFGDKALKKRSGKKGRHLRNPGRG from the exons ATGGCTTCCTGCTCAGACTCTGACAACAGCTGGGTGCTTGCCGGCTCTGAG AAACAGCCCCTGGAAGGTTCCGCACAGCAGCAGTTGAGATTAGGGAACGGCCCAACCCCACGTCCAGCTGACGCCTGCCACCCACCCTGCCTCAGCTCACCACTGCGT AGCCTGCCCGTGGAGACCCTGGGCCCGGAATCCATGGTGGACGCAGAACTGGAGAGCACTCCCCAGGCCCTCGGGAGCCCCTCCAAGACAGCTGCGGGAGAGTTAGCTGGGGCTGAGGACGGAGGAG AGACCGTCTTCCAGGGCGAAAGCGCCCAGTCTGGTCCCGTTCTGCCAGAGAAGACTGAGGCTGAG GATGACCTGGAGGGCCATGGCTGTGCTGGGGGGCCCCTTGGCCTGGGAGACACACTGGTCCAGGGAGATTCGGACGAGGCCTTAGTGGCGGCAGGCCTGGGGCCGGACACAGAGGACCCGGAGGATCAGAGCCCCCAAGGGAGCCTGCCTTCATCACCCAGTGCAG CGTGGTCCAGGGAGGAGACCCGCTGCTCCAGCAGTGAGGACGACACCGACATGGACGTGGAGGGTCTGCGGAGACGGCGGGGCCGGGAGCCTAGTGCCCCTCAGCCTGTGGGGACCCTGGGTGTGGAGGACCAGGCCGGAGGCGAGGGTgcaggctgggagctgggcaTCTCCCTCAACTTGTGCCTCCTTGGGGCCCTGGTTCTGCTGGGCCTGGGGATCTTCCTCTTCTCTG GGCCCGTAGAGGAAGTGGAACAGGTCTTCCCGGACACGGGGTTGGACATGGAGGTGCGGGACGCTGCGGGGGATGGGCAG GATGGGGCCCCGGGACTCTCTGACAGCGTCCCCAGCCTgcagagcatggccctgctgctGGACAGACTGGCCAAGGAGAACCAGGACATCCGGCTGCTGCAGGCCCAGCTGCAG gcccAGAAGGAGGAGCTTCAGAGCCTGATGCAGCAGCCCCAAGAGCTGGCAGAGGAGAATGCCCGGCTGCGTGGGGCCCTGCGGCGGGGCGAGTCCTCCCAGCGCGCCCTGCAGTCAGAGCTACAGCAGCTGCGGGCCCGGCTGCAGGGGCTGGAGGCGGAGTGCGTCCGGGGCCCCGACGGGGTGTGCTCAGGCTGGGGCACGGGCTCTCAGGGTGGCAGGGTCACCGAGGAGCGAGGCCCCAGGGAGCAGGAGCCAGGCCCTGGCTTCCTGGAGCAGAAGGAACGGCTAGAGGCTGAGGCCTGGGCCTTGAGGCAAGAGCTGGAGAGGCAGCGACAGCTGCTGGGGTCTGTGCAGCAGGACCTGGAGCAGAGCTTGGGGGGCGCGGGCCGAGGGGACCCGGCGCGTGCTGGCCTGACCGAGCTGGGCCACAGATTGACCCAGAAGCTACAGGGCCTGGAGAAATGGGGCCAGCACCCTGGGGTCCGTGCCAATGCCTCAGAGGCCCGCTTCCAGAGTTCCAGGGAAGGGAGTGGAAAGGAGAAGCGACGGGATGGGCCGGGGGACCGCAGCACTGAGCCCTGGAAACACAAGAAGGAGGGGTCtggctgggaaagaaagaagagctggCAGGGTGAGGACAGGGAGCTGGccgggagggggaaggaggagggtaaGCCATGGGAGGGGAAGCGGGGCAGCAAGAAGGATGGCAAGCGACAGGGCCCCAAGGAGCCCCCTAGGAAGAGTGGGAGCCCGCGCTCCTCCGCGGACAGGCAGAAGCACCCTCAGTGGAAGGAGGGGGCTAAAGACGGGCATGAGCCCCTGCCACTATGGGCAGGGCTGTCGAGGCACAGGTACCGGGCGCCCCAGGGCTGCTCAGGCGTGCACGAGTGTGCCCGGCAGGAGGGTCTTGCCTTTGGTGTGGAGCTGGTCCCGGTGCGGCATCAGGAGCTGGCCTCTCTGCTGACGACTTACCTGGCGCGGCTGCCCTGGGCCGGGCAGCTGACCAAGGAGCTGCCCCTCTTGCCTGCTTACTTCGGAGAGGACGGCATCTTCCGCCACGACCGCCTGCGCTTCCGGGACTTTGTGGATGCCTTGGAGGacagcctggaggaggtggctgtgAGACAGACTGGTGATGATGACGAGGTGGATGATTTTGAGAGTTTCATCTTTAGCCACTTTTTTGGAGACAAAGCACTGAAGAAGAG GTCAGGGAAGAAGGGCAGACACTTGCGGAACCCGGGGAGGGGCTGA
- the PBXIP1 gene encoding pre-B-cell leukemia transcription factor-interacting protein 1 isoform X4 — protein sequence MVDAELESTPQALGSPSKTAAGELAGAEDGGETVFQGESAQSGPVLPEKTEAEDDLEGHGCAGGPLGLGDTLVQGDSDEALVAAGLGPDTEDPEDQSPQGSLPSSPSAAWSREETRCSSSEDDTDMDVEGLRRRRGREPSAPQPVGTLGVEDQAGGEGAGWELGISLNLCLLGALVLLGLGIFLFSGPVEEVEQVFPDTGLDMEVRDAAGDGQDGAPGLSDSVPSLQSMALLLDRLAKENQDIRLLQAQLQAQKEELQSLMQQPQELAEENARLRGALRRGESSQRALQSELQQLRARLQGLEAECVRGPDGVCSGWGTGSQGGRVTEERGPREQEPGPGFLEQKERLEAEAWALRQELERQRQLLGSVQQDLEQSLGGAGRGDPARAGLTELGHRLTQKLQGLEKWGQHPGVRANASEARFQSSREGSGKEKRRDGPGDRSTEPWKHKKEGSGWERKKSWQGEDRELAGRGKEEGKPWEGKRGSKKDGKRQGPKEPPRKSGSPRSSADRQKHPQWKEGAKDGHEPLPLWAGLSRHRYRAPQGCSGVHECARQEGLAFGVELVPVRHQELASLLTTYLARLPWAGQLTKELPLLPAYFGEDGIFRHDRLRFRDFVDALEDSLEEVAVRQTGDDDEVDDFESFIFSHFFGDKALKKRSGKKGRHLRNPGRG from the exons ATGGTGGACGCAGAACTGGAGAGCACTCCCCAGGCCCTCGGGAGCCCCTCCAAGACAGCTGCGGGAGAGTTAGCTGGGGCTGAGGACGGAGGAG AGACCGTCTTCCAGGGCGAAAGCGCCCAGTCTGGTCCCGTTCTGCCAGAGAAGACTGAGGCTGAG GATGACCTGGAGGGCCATGGCTGTGCTGGGGGGCCCCTTGGCCTGGGAGACACACTGGTCCAGGGAGATTCGGACGAGGCCTTAGTGGCGGCAGGCCTGGGGCCGGACACAGAGGACCCGGAGGATCAGAGCCCCCAAGGGAGCCTGCCTTCATCACCCAGTGCAG CGTGGTCCAGGGAGGAGACCCGCTGCTCCAGCAGTGAGGACGACACCGACATGGACGTGGAGGGTCTGCGGAGACGGCGGGGCCGGGAGCCTAGTGCCCCTCAGCCTGTGGGGACCCTGGGTGTGGAGGACCAGGCCGGAGGCGAGGGTgcaggctgggagctgggcaTCTCCCTCAACTTGTGCCTCCTTGGGGCCCTGGTTCTGCTGGGCCTGGGGATCTTCCTCTTCTCTG GGCCCGTAGAGGAAGTGGAACAGGTCTTCCCGGACACGGGGTTGGACATGGAGGTGCGGGACGCTGCGGGGGATGGGCAG GATGGGGCCCCGGGACTCTCTGACAGCGTCCCCAGCCTgcagagcatggccctgctgctGGACAGACTGGCCAAGGAGAACCAGGACATCCGGCTGCTGCAGGCCCAGCTGCAG gcccAGAAGGAGGAGCTTCAGAGCCTGATGCAGCAGCCCCAAGAGCTGGCAGAGGAGAATGCCCGGCTGCGTGGGGCCCTGCGGCGGGGCGAGTCCTCCCAGCGCGCCCTGCAGTCAGAGCTACAGCAGCTGCGGGCCCGGCTGCAGGGGCTGGAGGCGGAGTGCGTCCGGGGCCCCGACGGGGTGTGCTCAGGCTGGGGCACGGGCTCTCAGGGTGGCAGGGTCACCGAGGAGCGAGGCCCCAGGGAGCAGGAGCCAGGCCCTGGCTTCCTGGAGCAGAAGGAACGGCTAGAGGCTGAGGCCTGGGCCTTGAGGCAAGAGCTGGAGAGGCAGCGACAGCTGCTGGGGTCTGTGCAGCAGGACCTGGAGCAGAGCTTGGGGGGCGCGGGCCGAGGGGACCCGGCGCGTGCTGGCCTGACCGAGCTGGGCCACAGATTGACCCAGAAGCTACAGGGCCTGGAGAAATGGGGCCAGCACCCTGGGGTCCGTGCCAATGCCTCAGAGGCCCGCTTCCAGAGTTCCAGGGAAGGGAGTGGAAAGGAGAAGCGACGGGATGGGCCGGGGGACCGCAGCACTGAGCCCTGGAAACACAAGAAGGAGGGGTCtggctgggaaagaaagaagagctggCAGGGTGAGGACAGGGAGCTGGccgggagggggaaggaggagggtaaGCCATGGGAGGGGAAGCGGGGCAGCAAGAAGGATGGCAAGCGACAGGGCCCCAAGGAGCCCCCTAGGAAGAGTGGGAGCCCGCGCTCCTCCGCGGACAGGCAGAAGCACCCTCAGTGGAAGGAGGGGGCTAAAGACGGGCATGAGCCCCTGCCACTATGGGCAGGGCTGTCGAGGCACAGGTACCGGGCGCCCCAGGGCTGCTCAGGCGTGCACGAGTGTGCCCGGCAGGAGGGTCTTGCCTTTGGTGTGGAGCTGGTCCCGGTGCGGCATCAGGAGCTGGCCTCTCTGCTGACGACTTACCTGGCGCGGCTGCCCTGGGCCGGGCAGCTGACCAAGGAGCTGCCCCTCTTGCCTGCTTACTTCGGAGAGGACGGCATCTTCCGCCACGACCGCCTGCGCTTCCGGGACTTTGTGGATGCCTTGGAGGacagcctggaggaggtggctgtgAGACAGACTGGTGATGATGACGAGGTGGATGATTTTGAGAGTTTCATCTTTAGCCACTTTTTTGGAGACAAAGCACTGAAGAAGAG GTCAGGGAAGAAGGGCAGACACTTGCGGAACCCGGGGAGGGGCTGA
- the PBXIP1 gene encoding pre-B-cell leukemia transcription factor-interacting protein 1 isoform X1, producing the protein MASCSDSDNSWVLAGSEWHFFTEQKQPLEGSAQQQLRLGNGPTPRPADACHPPCLSSPLRSLPVETLGPESMVDAELESTPQALGSPSKTAAGELAGAEDGGETVFQGESAQSGPVLPEKTEAEDDLEGHGCAGGPLGLGDTLVQGDSDEALVAAGLGPDTEDPEDQSPQGSLPSSPSAAWSREETRCSSSEDDTDMDVEGLRRRRGREPSAPQPVGTLGVEDQAGGEGAGWELGISLNLCLLGALVLLGLGIFLFSGPVEEVEQVFPDTGLDMEVRDAAGDGQDGAPGLSDSVPSLQSMALLLDRLAKENQDIRLLQAQLQAQKEELQSLMQQPQELAEENARLRGALRRGESSQRALQSELQQLRARLQGLEAECVRGPDGVCSGWGTGSQGGRVTEERGPREQEPGPGFLEQKERLEAEAWALRQELERQRQLLGSVQQDLEQSLGGAGRGDPARAGLTELGHRLTQKLQGLEKWGQHPGVRANASEARFQSSREGSGKEKRRDGPGDRSTEPWKHKKEGSGWERKKSWQGEDRELAGRGKEEGKPWEGKRGSKKDGKRQGPKEPPRKSGSPRSSADRQKHPQWKEGAKDGHEPLPLWAGLSRHRYRAPQGCSGVHECARQEGLAFGVELVPVRHQELASLLTTYLARLPWAGQLTKELPLLPAYFGEDGIFRHDRLRFRDFVDALEDSLEEVAVRQTGDDDEVDDFESFIFSHFFGDKALKKRSGKKGRHLRNPGRG; encoded by the exons ATGGCTTCCTGCTCAGACTCTGACAACAGCTGGGTGCTTGCCGGCTCTGAG TGGCACTTTTTCACTGAACAGAAACAGCCCCTGGAAGGTTCCGCACAGCAGCAGTTGAGATTAGGGAACGGCCCAACCCCACGTCCAGCTGACGCCTGCCACCCACCCTGCCTCAGCTCACCACTGCGT AGCCTGCCCGTGGAGACCCTGGGCCCGGAATCCATGGTGGACGCAGAACTGGAGAGCACTCCCCAGGCCCTCGGGAGCCCCTCCAAGACAGCTGCGGGAGAGTTAGCTGGGGCTGAGGACGGAGGAG AGACCGTCTTCCAGGGCGAAAGCGCCCAGTCTGGTCCCGTTCTGCCAGAGAAGACTGAGGCTGAG GATGACCTGGAGGGCCATGGCTGTGCTGGGGGGCCCCTTGGCCTGGGAGACACACTGGTCCAGGGAGATTCGGACGAGGCCTTAGTGGCGGCAGGCCTGGGGCCGGACACAGAGGACCCGGAGGATCAGAGCCCCCAAGGGAGCCTGCCTTCATCACCCAGTGCAG CGTGGTCCAGGGAGGAGACCCGCTGCTCCAGCAGTGAGGACGACACCGACATGGACGTGGAGGGTCTGCGGAGACGGCGGGGCCGGGAGCCTAGTGCCCCTCAGCCTGTGGGGACCCTGGGTGTGGAGGACCAGGCCGGAGGCGAGGGTgcaggctgggagctgggcaTCTCCCTCAACTTGTGCCTCCTTGGGGCCCTGGTTCTGCTGGGCCTGGGGATCTTCCTCTTCTCTG GGCCCGTAGAGGAAGTGGAACAGGTCTTCCCGGACACGGGGTTGGACATGGAGGTGCGGGACGCTGCGGGGGATGGGCAG GATGGGGCCCCGGGACTCTCTGACAGCGTCCCCAGCCTgcagagcatggccctgctgctGGACAGACTGGCCAAGGAGAACCAGGACATCCGGCTGCTGCAGGCCCAGCTGCAG gcccAGAAGGAGGAGCTTCAGAGCCTGATGCAGCAGCCCCAAGAGCTGGCAGAGGAGAATGCCCGGCTGCGTGGGGCCCTGCGGCGGGGCGAGTCCTCCCAGCGCGCCCTGCAGTCAGAGCTACAGCAGCTGCGGGCCCGGCTGCAGGGGCTGGAGGCGGAGTGCGTCCGGGGCCCCGACGGGGTGTGCTCAGGCTGGGGCACGGGCTCTCAGGGTGGCAGGGTCACCGAGGAGCGAGGCCCCAGGGAGCAGGAGCCAGGCCCTGGCTTCCTGGAGCAGAAGGAACGGCTAGAGGCTGAGGCCTGGGCCTTGAGGCAAGAGCTGGAGAGGCAGCGACAGCTGCTGGGGTCTGTGCAGCAGGACCTGGAGCAGAGCTTGGGGGGCGCGGGCCGAGGGGACCCGGCGCGTGCTGGCCTGACCGAGCTGGGCCACAGATTGACCCAGAAGCTACAGGGCCTGGAGAAATGGGGCCAGCACCCTGGGGTCCGTGCCAATGCCTCAGAGGCCCGCTTCCAGAGTTCCAGGGAAGGGAGTGGAAAGGAGAAGCGACGGGATGGGCCGGGGGACCGCAGCACTGAGCCCTGGAAACACAAGAAGGAGGGGTCtggctgggaaagaaagaagagctggCAGGGTGAGGACAGGGAGCTGGccgggagggggaaggaggagggtaaGCCATGGGAGGGGAAGCGGGGCAGCAAGAAGGATGGCAAGCGACAGGGCCCCAAGGAGCCCCCTAGGAAGAGTGGGAGCCCGCGCTCCTCCGCGGACAGGCAGAAGCACCCTCAGTGGAAGGAGGGGGCTAAAGACGGGCATGAGCCCCTGCCACTATGGGCAGGGCTGTCGAGGCACAGGTACCGGGCGCCCCAGGGCTGCTCAGGCGTGCACGAGTGTGCCCGGCAGGAGGGTCTTGCCTTTGGTGTGGAGCTGGTCCCGGTGCGGCATCAGGAGCTGGCCTCTCTGCTGACGACTTACCTGGCGCGGCTGCCCTGGGCCGGGCAGCTGACCAAGGAGCTGCCCCTCTTGCCTGCTTACTTCGGAGAGGACGGCATCTTCCGCCACGACCGCCTGCGCTTCCGGGACTTTGTGGATGCCTTGGAGGacagcctggaggaggtggctgtgAGACAGACTGGTGATGATGACGAGGTGGATGATTTTGAGAGTTTCATCTTTAGCCACTTTTTTGGAGACAAAGCACTGAAGAAGAG GTCAGGGAAGAAGGGCAGACACTTGCGGAACCCGGGGAGGGGCTGA
- the PBXIP1 gene encoding pre-B-cell leukemia transcription factor-interacting protein 1 isoform X3, whose product MASCSDSDNSWVLAGSESLPVETLGPESMVDAELESTPQALGSPSKTAAGELAGAEDGGETVFQGESAQSGPVLPEKTEAEDDLEGHGCAGGPLGLGDTLVQGDSDEALVAAGLGPDTEDPEDQSPQGSLPSSPSAAWSREETRCSSSEDDTDMDVEGLRRRRGREPSAPQPVGTLGVEDQAGGEGAGWELGISLNLCLLGALVLLGLGIFLFSGPVEEVEQVFPDTGLDMEVRDAAGDGQDGAPGLSDSVPSLQSMALLLDRLAKENQDIRLLQAQLQAQKEELQSLMQQPQELAEENARLRGALRRGESSQRALQSELQQLRARLQGLEAECVRGPDGVCSGWGTGSQGGRVTEERGPREQEPGPGFLEQKERLEAEAWALRQELERQRQLLGSVQQDLEQSLGGAGRGDPARAGLTELGHRLTQKLQGLEKWGQHPGVRANASEARFQSSREGSGKEKRRDGPGDRSTEPWKHKKEGSGWERKKSWQGEDRELAGRGKEEGKPWEGKRGSKKDGKRQGPKEPPRKSGSPRSSADRQKHPQWKEGAKDGHEPLPLWAGLSRHRYRAPQGCSGVHECARQEGLAFGVELVPVRHQELASLLTTYLARLPWAGQLTKELPLLPAYFGEDGIFRHDRLRFRDFVDALEDSLEEVAVRQTGDDDEVDDFESFIFSHFFGDKALKKRSGKKGRHLRNPGRG is encoded by the exons ATGGCTTCCTGCTCAGACTCTGACAACAGCTGGGTGCTTGCCGGCTCTGAG AGCCTGCCCGTGGAGACCCTGGGCCCGGAATCCATGGTGGACGCAGAACTGGAGAGCACTCCCCAGGCCCTCGGGAGCCCCTCCAAGACAGCTGCGGGAGAGTTAGCTGGGGCTGAGGACGGAGGAG AGACCGTCTTCCAGGGCGAAAGCGCCCAGTCTGGTCCCGTTCTGCCAGAGAAGACTGAGGCTGAG GATGACCTGGAGGGCCATGGCTGTGCTGGGGGGCCCCTTGGCCTGGGAGACACACTGGTCCAGGGAGATTCGGACGAGGCCTTAGTGGCGGCAGGCCTGGGGCCGGACACAGAGGACCCGGAGGATCAGAGCCCCCAAGGGAGCCTGCCTTCATCACCCAGTGCAG CGTGGTCCAGGGAGGAGACCCGCTGCTCCAGCAGTGAGGACGACACCGACATGGACGTGGAGGGTCTGCGGAGACGGCGGGGCCGGGAGCCTAGTGCCCCTCAGCCTGTGGGGACCCTGGGTGTGGAGGACCAGGCCGGAGGCGAGGGTgcaggctgggagctgggcaTCTCCCTCAACTTGTGCCTCCTTGGGGCCCTGGTTCTGCTGGGCCTGGGGATCTTCCTCTTCTCTG GGCCCGTAGAGGAAGTGGAACAGGTCTTCCCGGACACGGGGTTGGACATGGAGGTGCGGGACGCTGCGGGGGATGGGCAG GATGGGGCCCCGGGACTCTCTGACAGCGTCCCCAGCCTgcagagcatggccctgctgctGGACAGACTGGCCAAGGAGAACCAGGACATCCGGCTGCTGCAGGCCCAGCTGCAG gcccAGAAGGAGGAGCTTCAGAGCCTGATGCAGCAGCCCCAAGAGCTGGCAGAGGAGAATGCCCGGCTGCGTGGGGCCCTGCGGCGGGGCGAGTCCTCCCAGCGCGCCCTGCAGTCAGAGCTACAGCAGCTGCGGGCCCGGCTGCAGGGGCTGGAGGCGGAGTGCGTCCGGGGCCCCGACGGGGTGTGCTCAGGCTGGGGCACGGGCTCTCAGGGTGGCAGGGTCACCGAGGAGCGAGGCCCCAGGGAGCAGGAGCCAGGCCCTGGCTTCCTGGAGCAGAAGGAACGGCTAGAGGCTGAGGCCTGGGCCTTGAGGCAAGAGCTGGAGAGGCAGCGACAGCTGCTGGGGTCTGTGCAGCAGGACCTGGAGCAGAGCTTGGGGGGCGCGGGCCGAGGGGACCCGGCGCGTGCTGGCCTGACCGAGCTGGGCCACAGATTGACCCAGAAGCTACAGGGCCTGGAGAAATGGGGCCAGCACCCTGGGGTCCGTGCCAATGCCTCAGAGGCCCGCTTCCAGAGTTCCAGGGAAGGGAGTGGAAAGGAGAAGCGACGGGATGGGCCGGGGGACCGCAGCACTGAGCCCTGGAAACACAAGAAGGAGGGGTCtggctgggaaagaaagaagagctggCAGGGTGAGGACAGGGAGCTGGccgggagggggaaggaggagggtaaGCCATGGGAGGGGAAGCGGGGCAGCAAGAAGGATGGCAAGCGACAGGGCCCCAAGGAGCCCCCTAGGAAGAGTGGGAGCCCGCGCTCCTCCGCGGACAGGCAGAAGCACCCTCAGTGGAAGGAGGGGGCTAAAGACGGGCATGAGCCCCTGCCACTATGGGCAGGGCTGTCGAGGCACAGGTACCGGGCGCCCCAGGGCTGCTCAGGCGTGCACGAGTGTGCCCGGCAGGAGGGTCTTGCCTTTGGTGTGGAGCTGGTCCCGGTGCGGCATCAGGAGCTGGCCTCTCTGCTGACGACTTACCTGGCGCGGCTGCCCTGGGCCGGGCAGCTGACCAAGGAGCTGCCCCTCTTGCCTGCTTACTTCGGAGAGGACGGCATCTTCCGCCACGACCGCCTGCGCTTCCGGGACTTTGTGGATGCCTTGGAGGacagcctggaggaggtggctgtgAGACAGACTGGTGATGATGACGAGGTGGATGATTTTGAGAGTTTCATCTTTAGCCACTTTTTTGGAGACAAAGCACTGAAGAAGAG GTCAGGGAAGAAGGGCAGACACTTGCGGAACCCGGGGAGGGGCTGA